A stretch of Clostridium formicaceticum DNA encodes these proteins:
- a CDS encoding putative quinol monooxygenase: MVSLIAKITALPGKEAQLVEAITHLTKITREEAGCITYIPHVSVENAAEIIIFEQYVDQAALDYHAESPHFKAVFAEKSDELLSKPIEVTMLKQF; the protein is encoded by the coding sequence ATGGTTTCTTTAATTGCCAAAATTACTGCCTTACCAGGGAAAGAAGCTCAACTAGTTGAAGCAATCACGCATTTAACAAAAATCACGCGGGAGGAAGCAGGCTGTATCACCTATATTCCTCATGTTTCCGTAGAAAACGCCGCAGAAATTATTATTTTTGAACAATATGTAGATCAAGCTGCTCTAGATTATCACGCTGAAAGTCCTCATTTTAAAGCTGTCTTTGCAGAAAAATCTGATGAACTTCTAAGCAAACCTATTGAAGTTACAATGTTAAAGCAATTTTAA
- a CDS encoding ABC transporter permease — translation MMLVNFLFAAVKAGVPLLFGTTGEIMNEKVGHLNLGVEGMMFMGAFSGFFVGYHTDNVILALLAAVLAGMFGALIYAFLTVTMMANQNVTGLTLTIFGSGFARFFGEIMIAKSVDGSPKLSTRFVAALSEKTIPVLGEVPVIGKLLFSHNPLVYLSVIIAIVSGIYIKHTKAGLNMRAVGENPATADAAGINVTLVKYVHLLIGGGICGLGGAYLSLINGGGVWNNNSVNGQGWIAVALVIFASWSPVKAILGSLIFGGFSILQFYIKKSMIHLPNAFYVMLPFLITVLILIITSMQKSKKHAQPAACGENYFREER, via the coding sequence ATGATGCTGGTTAATTTTTTGTTTGCTGCAGTTAAAGCGGGAGTGCCTCTTCTTTTTGGAACAACAGGGGAGATCATGAACGAAAAAGTGGGACATCTCAACCTGGGGGTTGAAGGTATGATGTTTATGGGGGCCTTTAGTGGTTTTTTTGTTGGATATCATACCGATAATGTAATACTTGCTTTGCTAGCTGCTGTATTAGCAGGAATGTTCGGAGCGTTAATCTATGCTTTCCTTACAGTGACGATGATGGCAAATCAAAATGTAACAGGACTTACCTTAACGATTTTTGGATCAGGCTTTGCCAGGTTCTTTGGAGAAATTATGATTGCTAAGTCTGTGGATGGTTCTCCAAAGCTATCTACTAGGTTTGTAGCAGCCTTGAGTGAAAAAACCATACCTGTCTTAGGGGAGGTTCCTGTCATAGGAAAGCTATTGTTTTCTCACAATCCTCTAGTATACCTTTCTGTGATTATCGCTATTGTATCCGGTATTTATATTAAGCATACGAAGGCAGGCCTAAATATGCGGGCGGTGGGCGAGAATCCGGCTACCGCAGACGCAGCAGGGATTAATGTCACCTTAGTAAAATATGTACATCTTCTAATAGGCGGTGGTATCTGTGGATTAGGCGGTGCTTATCTGTCTTTAATCAACGGTGGCGGTGTTTGGAATAATAATTCTGTCAATGGACAAGGTTGGATTGCTGTAGCACTAGTTATATTTGCAAGCTGGAGTCCAGTGAAGGCTATTTTAGGTTCTCTGATATTTGGCGGCTTTAGCATTCTTCAATTTTACATCAAAAAAAGTATGATTCATCTGCCAAATGCTTTTTATGTGATGCTTCCATTTTTGATTACTGTTCTTATATTGATTATTACTTCTATGCAAAAATCCAAAAAACATGCGCAGCCTGCTGCTTGTGGTGAAAATTATTTTAGAGAAGAAAGGTAA